ACTGTTTGAGGCAATCACAGCGACGCCGCCGAGCGCTTGAAACAGCGGCGCACCTTGAGGTACGGGCAGTTTTACAATATCTAATACGCCAGCCACTTTACGCGCGGCGATTTCATCAAATGACTCTACATCGCTGCCAAGTACAGGCGGGCGCGAAATACTGGTATACAACATGTTTGGTACTTTAATGTCGTAACCATACTCAGCACTGCCATCAATAATGGCATCAATATCAACGCTGCGTGGCGACTTACCAATAAAGTTAAATTTGTCTGCCGATTTTAGCGTAACTTCACTCGCCTCTGGCGTAGGTAGCGCGCTTGCCTTCATCGCTAGCTCACCAAAGCTTAAAGACTTATTTGAGCCTTTGTGATGAATGCGCCCCGCTTTGGCGTATACCTCACTTGGGTCGACTCGCCACTCATTAGCCGCTGCTGACTCCAGCATGGTTCGCGCAGTTGCGCCCATTTGTCTCATGGTGGTGTAGTGTTTGCGAATGCTGCGACTGCCATCGGTGTTTTGGCTGCCATAGCGCTCATCGGCAAGCCCTTGCACCACCACTACGTTGTCCCACTCGGCCTCTAGCTCATCAGCTAACACTTGCGGGATACCAGTACGAATGCCCTGGCCCATTTCTGAGCGATGACAGGTTAAGTAAACCTTGTTGTCCTCACCAATCGCCACAAATAAATTTAGGCTTGCCTGGCGGTCTTGCGCAATCGCCATCGGGCTCCACGCCATACCTGTTGCGCCAAGGGCTAAACCACCACCCGCTGCGCCAAATAGCTTTAATACGTCACGGCGGCTAATATTCTCAACTGCAGTAAATGTGCTCATAATTAGGCCTCCGCTGCATCAATAATCGCCGCTTTAATACGCGGATAAGTACCACAGCGACAAATATTGCCCGACATGGCATCGTTAATTTGTGCATCTGTTGGCTTAGGGGTAGTTTTCAGTAGCGCCGCCGCAGACATTAGCTGCCCAGCCTGACAATAACCGCACTGAGGCACATTGTGCTTCTCCCACGCTTGTTTGAGCTTTTCAGCCTCTAGCCCTTCAATGGTGGTAATGTTTTTGCCGCTCACCTGCTTAACACTGGTTAAGCAGCCACGCATTGGCTTGCCGTCTACATGAATAGTACAAGCACCGCATAAGCCAGAGCCGCAACCATATTTAGTCCCGGTAAGGCCAAGAATGTCTCTTAGCACCCACAGCACTGGCATGTTGGGTTCGGCATTAACGGTAAAGTTGCGCCCGTTAATGGTTAAGTTTTGGGTTGGGTTTTCCATTTATCTCTCCTTGCTGGCCAACCACAACTGCAAATCGGTTGGAGTATCAATATCAAATTGGGCATTGGCAATAGGTACTTCAGTTACCTTGCCGTGCAACTGAGCTTGCTTAATGATGGCTTTCGCGCCTTTATCACCCTCAAGCTGCATAAGTTTTGAAAATGCTGAATACGGGAATATTGCGGGCACGCCAAGTTGGTCGCGATAACGACTGGCACAAATCTGCCCGCTTTGTTTATAAGCATCGAATAAGCGCTGATAATCATCTGAGCGAATGGCGACCTGATCGCCAAGTGTTATCAACACGGCTTTTATCTGGTTGGCGCTCAGTTGCTTGGCTTGTTGCTTGGCTTGTTGCTTAGATTGTTGACTGGGGAGTTGCTGAGCTTGCTTGTGCTCGCAAGGTTTACTGTCATCGCTGTCGTAACCTTGGTGATCAATGCTATTGCCTTGATAAACAGCAGCTTGTAGACCCGCGATAATGGACGTTGAAATGCCCTGCTGCCAGTCTGGGTTACATACCATTTTTACCTTTGGTTCAAAACTTAGTAGTAAATCAGCAAGCTTTGCTTGGTAAGCACCTAACACCACTTTAGGTGCGTTTAAGCCGTTGTTAGAGCTAAAACAAACTAGCTCTAACAAGCTAGTTTGTAGCACGCTGCATCCGGGCTGTAAGGGCTGCGCAAGTTTACAGTCACCAAAACGGCGACTACCACCGGCGGCTAACATCACGCATGCAAGCTCATTCGCTCGTTCAGGCGCTGTGCCTGATTCAAAACCAGAGGCTAACTCAGACATTAGCTCATCACCTTATCTAAGGTGGTCATCTTGCTTTGATAGAGCACACTATGGCATTGAGACAACATACTTAACGCAATAGAGCTTGGCAGCTCGCCGCCCAAGGCAAGCCCAGCAGGCGCCGAGAACACGCCGGAAAAGTCATCCACCGTTAGCTCTGCTTTAGTTAGCACCTTATCGCGGCGATGCCCTGGACCCAACAGCGCCACATACTGCAGCGGGTACTGTGCCAAAACCCGCAGTGCATCAGCATCTAACTCAAGATTGTGATGCAACACAAACGCGCAGTTGAGCGAGCTAAGCACATCACTTGGCAGCTCATTGGCTTTATGTTTGTAAATCTTCGCGCCAGCAAAATCATAATTGCGAGCATAGGCACTGCGACTATCAAATACCGACACCCGCCAACCCAGTAACTGCGCCATTTCACACACTGGCTTGGCATCTAAACCACCGCCGAAAATACCTAAATGAATTGGCGCGCGTACGGGCACAGATAAAATTTGCTTAGGAGTATTCTCACCAGTCTCAAGGTTGAGCAGCTCGGTTTTTTCAGTAAAAGGTAAAGCTTGAGTGTTACTATGCAGCACTTCAACTTGCGCACTGAGTTCGTCACACGCAATAGGCTGAGATGGAATACTTAATTGATAGCGACAACTTTGGCCATGATTAAGCGCATCATAGAGTTTTAGCAACCCAAGGTAGTCGTTCGCCTTGGTCAGCGACACCAACATAATAGTGACAATGCCGCCGCAGCCAAGTTGATAACTTTGATCAGACTCATCGCTGGCATCATAGGTTAGCGTTAAGGTTTGCCCCGTTTGCATCACCCTTTGGGCATGACGGCGCAAATCAGCCTCTAAACAGCCACCACTGAGCATACCTAGGCTTTTGCCAAGGCCATCAAACAACATGATTGCACCTGGCTTACGATAGGATGAGCCAGACACATGCGTGATAACCGCTGCCACCCAATCTTGCTGATAGCTAGGTAACCAGGCTTCTAGAATTTCGCTAAGTTGCTGCGCCATATTCTGTCCATGAATAAATCGGTCGAAGATGCTCACAATGTGCAGATCAAAAAAGTGAGCAGGTTTAAAAAGCAAAAGAGTTGAGCAAATGTAAAGCGCTAATCATTAGCCCCTATGTAAGCCTACGGACAAATAAAACCATAAGGTTTGTAAGGCTTAACTCTACATTGTAAAGACACAAAACCTAAGCTAACAGAGCAGATTAAACATGGAAAGTAGGAAAATGTTTCAGGGTTTATCGGCGGGTTTGGGTGCAAGCAAAAACACCTGACTACTAGGTTATCAAGTCAATTCTCAACAATCGCAATGATCAGATGAATCCCTAACACGAGTGACCATGAGCAGGTTAATTTGCGCATTAATCCCATTATGTGCGCATGCGCGCTTTTACGGTATGGCGTAAATATGGATAATCTGGTATTTATAATCAATACAGTTGGTTAGCTGCATTCTCACGATTTATATAATTGGCAAAACGAGCATGCGCGTTAATCCCAATATGTGCGCATGCGCACTATATAAATGTTAACTGCATAGGAGAGATTTGTGCACTTTTTCTACATGGATGAAAGTGGCTGCACTGGAGCCAATCTTGAAGATGCCAATCAACCTATTTTTGTTCTTGGGGGTATTTCTGTTGCTGATCAAAAGTGGAATAACACCCAGACAGCCTATTCAAAGATCATAAGTAGTTATTTCGATGGCAACATTCCAGAAGACTTCGAACTTCATTCTCTTGAGTTGCTTAGCCCCAAGGGTGAGGGGCCATTTGCTGGTCACGACATAGAAAAGCGACTTCAACTTGTAAGGGATGTCTTGGGGCTGCTAGATGAGCTTGGTCATGATGCATTCTTTTGCGCAATTGAAAAAGAGGTTTTGAATGGCCGAGAGTGTGACTTCGATTTCCAGTTTGACTATAAAACCCCTTATCTATGCTCCTTTGATTATCTTGTCACATACATAAATTGGCATGTGAAGAAAAACTTAGGGCATACCGCTAGGGGGCTAATTGTTCTGGATGAAAAAGATAATCTTCATGCGGATATAGAGCGGATAGTTCATAGCCGAAGGTTTGAGGGTGCTGCAGCCCACAGGGTCAAATGGATTGTTGAGTTCAGCTACCCCGTAGACTCAAGAAAAAATCCGATGATTCAAATATCAGATTTAGTTGCACTATGTTTACGCAGGTTTCTTGAAATAGATAAAGGCTACAGAGACGAGTGGCCTGATGTTGTAAAAAAATTCTACGCCGAATGCTACAAAACCATTGATTCTCGCGTTAGGCGGAAAAAGATAGTTGAGCGCACCGGAAAGAAGTCAAAGAACTTAAATGACTTTATGGCAGAAATTCAGTGCAAGCCACGCACACGATGGAAGAATCACTATGGCGTGCAGTAAAGCAGTTAACAAGGCCAGCCAGAGGGACCAAAAAACCGCCGCTTCGCTCTGTTTTTTCGGCCCCTGCTGGCGGCGTTATATTTTTTAGATACATCACGCGATGGCAGATAGAGTATTACCAACACCAGAGAAGTTCGCATCTTGTCCATACGATGAGAAGATTCTTCCTTTCTATGAGGGGCAGTTTGATTGCGTTTATGTTCTATTACATCCATTTTTTAAACCTACCGCTATTGGTATTGAACGGTTCTGTCCAGCGGAGTGGCCAGAGAAGCACGAAATCATTAACGGCTGTGAATCAATTAGCTGGCAAGAAATCCTGAAAATGTCAGGGCTAGATAGCTTGTCTGATATCGATATAGGTTTGAGAACTAGCATTGGTGGGTTAAAAGAAGAGTTATCAAACGAACAGTTTTCAGAAAAACTAGCTGAACTAGAAGAGCAAAATATTATTCATCCACAGGAAGGTGATATAGCTCCATTACTTGAAAACCGTCTTTTAAAAACAATCAAAAATCTTGGTCATGATTGGCTTTGGGTAGGTGATGAATTCGGCATAGAAAGGAAGCTTCACTGGATTGATGACCTTGTGGAAAAAGATGAGATCCCATCCCATGGTTGTGTTTTTACTCACGATCATAGTTTGCTCGTAACAACACACTGGGATAGTCATTGCTCGTTTCTATGTTCCTCAAAAGAGAATATTGAAAAAATACTATCACTAGAACCATTTGAAGGGTTTTATTGTACTCCGCAGACGGAAGTATACTGGGGGCATATGAAATATAACAAGCGCATCTTGTCGGACTGGTTTTCCGCTTCGCTCCAAACCAGCCGCAAATGCGAGCGTTAGCTGTATAAGGATATATCGTGTACTTTGATGCACT
This DNA window, taken from Shewanella maritima, encodes the following:
- a CDS encoding (2Fe-2S)-binding protein gives rise to the protein MENPTQNLTINGRNFTVNAEPNMPVLWVLRDILGLTGTKYGCGSGLCGACTIHVDGKPMRGCLTSVKQVSGKNITTIEGLEAEKLKQAWEKHNVPQCGYCQAGQLMSAAALLKTTPKPTDAQINDAMSGNICRCGTYPRIKAAIIDAAEA
- a CDS encoding nucleotidyltransferase family protein, whose protein sequence is MSELASGFESGTAPERANELACVMLAAGGSRRFGDCKLAQPLQPGCSVLQTSLLELVCFSSNNGLNAPKVVLGAYQAKLADLLLSFEPKVKMVCNPDWQQGISTSIIAGLQAAVYQGNSIDHQGYDSDDSKPCEHKQAQQLPSQQSKQQAKQQAKQLSANQIKAVLITLGDQVAIRSDDYQRLFDAYKQSGQICASRYRDQLGVPAIFPYSAFSKLMQLEGDKGAKAIIKQAQLHGKVTEVPIANAQFDIDTPTDLQLWLASKER
- a CDS encoding XdhC family protein is translated as MAQQLSEILEAWLPSYQQDWVAAVITHVSGSSYRKPGAIMLFDGLGKSLGMLSGGCLEADLRRHAQRVMQTGQTLTLTYDASDESDQSYQLGCGGIVTIMLVSLTKANDYLGLLKLYDALNHGQSCRYQLSIPSQPIACDELSAQVEVLHSNTQALPFTEKTELLNLETGENTPKQILSVPVRAPIHLGIFGGGLDAKPVCEMAQLLGWRVSVFDSRSAYARNYDFAGAKIYKHKANELPSDVLSSLNCAFVLHHNLELDADALRVLAQYPLQYVALLGPGHRRDKVLTKAELTVDDFSGVFSAPAGLALGGELPSSIALSMLSQCHSVLYQSKMTTLDKVMS
- a CDS encoding DUF3800 domain-containing protein, which gives rise to MHFFYMDESGCTGANLEDANQPIFVLGGISVADQKWNNTQTAYSKIISSYFDGNIPEDFELHSLELLSPKGEGPFAGHDIEKRLQLVRDVLGLLDELGHDAFFCAIEKEVLNGRECDFDFQFDYKTPYLCSFDYLVTYINWHVKKNLGHTARGLIVLDEKDNLHADIERIVHSRRFEGAAAHRVKWIVEFSYPVDSRKNPMIQISDLVALCLRRFLEIDKGYRDEWPDVVKKFYAECYKTIDSRVRRKKIVERTGKKSKNLNDFMAEIQCKPRTRWKNHYGVQ
- a CDS encoding DUF2711 family protein, which translates into the protein MADRVLPTPEKFASCPYDEKILPFYEGQFDCVYVLLHPFFKPTAIGIERFCPAEWPEKHEIINGCESISWQEILKMSGLDSLSDIDIGLRTSIGGLKEELSNEQFSEKLAELEEQNIIHPQEGDIAPLLENRLLKTIKNLGHDWLWVGDEFGIERKLHWIDDLVEKDEIPSHGCVFTHDHSLLVTTHWDSHCSFLCSSKENIEKILSLEPFEGFYCTPQTEVYWGHMKYNKRILSDWFSASLQTSRKCER